One genomic window of Cydia fagiglandana chromosome 20, ilCydFagi1.1, whole genome shotgun sequence includes the following:
- the LOC134674471 gene encoding tectonic-like complex member MKS1 isoform X1 yields the protein MNNFDRSNKVTGVYWLKTPIDNITIKIRLKPHEGIKTLPKFETYKNDSNNTIQQVENNKIEEHEFKWQEKAFSLHEIQRYSDIHNCISENELSYHDLLEETDYQPDKIFTYIHHDYHLPMPVNKIKKPSSDILNLNSCLEKLNLSEKVFREDTSSMAHLFRSEESIASEEKWTSMHVMYDNSEYNEDSQLLLKQEITLLSLYHNVSQNYLIVSPDVNSLDLNPYQLEPGYQYAVGVELEKVDGEELLVLLKKLSKKWDKRHKQSKFVMPPLGRRHHYVTVEILSAADFDLDNLYVEFHIKVPEGMQCSDALHGRTHISKSNTNDIEEKYWNFGHLVELNLDGHLDTDSPPLKIFFEIISTDWWGRQRTEGYSYLPLTLQPGHYDRHLSCSRPEELDHVAAESRRFFIGGCHLIRDLEVLAKPQLQDANFKFTTTGTLSVRWSTITQSPLPGFKTAPSQVSHASALLRGAEAVLRQYKRARARLAEATKDLSVQETTFGSDDD from the exons ATGAATAACTTTGACCGAAGTAATAAAGTAACTGGAGTGTACTGGTTGAAAACACCGATAGATAATATTACTATAAA GATAAGACTAAAGCCTCATGAAGGTATCAAAACATTACCCAAATTCGAGACTTATAAAAATGACTCAAATAACACCATCCAGCaagtagaaaataataaaatagaagAACATGAATTCAAATGGCAAGAGAAAGCATTCAGTTTGCATGAAATACAGCGGTACAGTGATATACACAACTGTATTTCAGAAAATGAATTATCCTACCATGATTTGTTAGAAGAAACAGATTACCAACCTGAcaaaatatttacctacattcATCATGACTACCATTTACCAATGccagtaaataaaattaaaaaaccaaGTTCTGATATTCTAAATTTGAATTCTTGTCTGGAAAAACTGAATTTGAGTGAAAAAGTATTTAGGGAAGATACAAGCTCTATGGCACATTTGTTTAGAAGTGAGGAAAGTATTGCCAGTGAGGAAAAATGGACTTCCATGCATGTGATGTATGACAACTCGGAATATAacga AGACTCTCAACTGCTTCTAAAACAAGAGATAACCCTCCTATCTCTCTACCACAATGTATCACAGAACTACCTGATTGTGTCACCGGATGTGAACAGCCTGGATTTGAACCCGTACCAGCTGGAGCCGGGGTATCAGTATGCTGTCGGTGTGGAGCTTGAAAAGGTGGACGGAGAGGAACTACTAGTTCTG TTAAAAAAATTGTCCAAGAAATGGGATAAACGCCACAAGCAGTCGAAGTTTGTTATGCCCCCGTTAGGCAGGCGACACCACTATGTCACCGTGGAGATCCTTTCGGCGGCCGACTTTGATTTGGACAACTTGTATGTGGAATTCCATATTAAG GTGCCCGAAGGGATGCAATGTTCAGACGCACTGCACGGAAGAACGCACATTTCCAAGTCTAACACTAATGATATTGAAGAGAAATATTGGAATTTCGGACATTTGGTAGAACTCAATTTAGATGGGCATTTGGATACAG ACAGTCCACCTCTAAAAATCTTCTTCGAAATCATCTCCACCGACTGGTGGGGCCGCCAACGCACCGAGGGCTACAGCTATCTCCCTCTAACACTGCAGCCCGGCCATTATGACAGGCATCTGTCCTGCTCCCGCCCCGAGGAGTTGGACCATGTTGCCGCCGAGAGTAGGAGGTTTTTTATTGGGGGGTGCCATTTGATTAGGGATTTGGAGGTGCTGGCTAAACCTCAGTTACAG GATGCCAACTTCAAATTCACCACCACCGGCACCCTCTCGGTCCGCTGGTCCACCATCACCCAGTCTCCCCTCCCTGGGTTCAAAACTGCCCCCAGCCAAGTTTCCCACGCGTCGGCGTTACTGAGAGGGGCCGAGGCGGTGCTCAGGCAGTATAAAAGAGCGAGGGCTAGATTAGCCGAAGCTACTAAAGATTTGAGTGTTCAGGAGACTACTTTTGGGTCTGATGATGATTAA
- the LOC134674463 gene encoding uncharacterized protein LOC134674463 gives MFTAMIDKCTSFSAVQKLYYLKGFLSDEPLDLIKNLPLEDNSYPEALRLLKERYDNKVRITQEHVNALLDMPTITRSNVTNLRNFISVVKQHLAALQNLGEPVDKWDAIIICILSKKIDLPTYRAFQLERDKNVSPTVKEFLGYVEKRALAFENTDVKGPSQSFVSRPVAAEAKLSAHQPQRQCLYCKSAHKIYNCPSFNLASIHKRMEFASTNNLCKICLSHHKRKCKFHFRCKVCKLQHNSLLHQDKPTPSVTLSATRNRAHNIVLPSARVKLITKSGRVIYCKALLDGCSQASFITQKIVDKLGLPMQNTSSKITGINNAKHAIDKCINLDVHSAVYPFKINVNCKVVDKITTKLPQIPINKSHITLPTNCKLADENFNKRGDVDLLLDAGVFFQILLTQTKNNGDQATKQPIVTAGTASTSAPSLTTSSAAASSTSIACAATPQGPTLVQTSFGMIIGGRLQLPARKKSKQVISLLCTECNEYQSDLSSAFGETKKVTEIFLDKIPEQDYCEKPFRESTKLADNKYEVSQPNKFPLEQEVNSELGKTSHLALNRFLNLEKRLHVPQNQTLFTKYHDGHGQLILHDEHCIFSEYSSLPTELPELKADHTSALCLTTTVHNPDLFEIIKKFSTIAKMTRVLAYILRFCNNVKPTSQNLKDLTIVKHEKAQFLSDDLRMLQSDKQLKGNLNPLTPFLDGEGIIRVGGRLQNASLPYAAQHPAILPKQSPITNLLARNEHICLLDARQNVILCYS, from the coding sequence ATGTTCACAGCTATGATCGACAAGTGTACTTCCTTTTCAGCGGTGCAGAAGCTGTATTATCTTAAAGGTTTTTTAAGTGATGAACCGCtcgatttaataaaaaatctgccATTAGAAGACAACAGCTACCCAGAAGCACTGCGCTTACTGAAGGAACGATACGATAATAAAGTTCGAATTACGCAAGAACATGTTAATGCACTACTAGATATGCCTACAATCACGCGATCTAATGTCACTAATTTACGAAATTtcatttcagttgtcaaacagcaTCTTGCTGCTCTGCAAAACCTGGGTGAGCCGGTAGATAAGTGGGATGCCATAATCATTTGCATCCTATCTAAGAAGATTGACCTGCCTACCTACAGAGCATTTCAACTGGAGCGAGATAAGAATGTGTCGCCCACGGTAAAGGAATTCCTAGGATATGTTGAAAAACGTGCCCTAGCATTTGAAAACACTGACGTGAAGGGGCCTTCGCAGAGCTTTGTCAGCCGTCCTGTGGCTGCAGAAGCAAAGCTGTCAGCGCATCAGCCTCAGCGGCAATGTTTATACTGTAAGTCTGCACACAAAATATATAATTGCCCGAGTTTTAATTTAGCTTCCATTCATAAACGCATGGAGTTCGCTTCAACAAACAACTTGTGTAAGATTTGTTTGTCGCATCACAAGCGCAAATGCAAATTTCATTTTCGGTGTAAGGTGTGCAAGCTACAGCACAATAGCTTATTGCATCAAGACAAGCCTACTCCTTCTGTAACTTTGTCCGCAACAAGGAATAGAGCCCATAATATAGTTTTGCCTTCTGCTCGTGTCAAGCTGATTACTAAGTCAGGGCGAGTAATATATTGCAAGGCATTGTTAGATGGTTGCTCACAGGCATCGTTCATTACACAGAAGATTGTGGATAAATTGGGATTGCCGATGCAAAATACTAGTTCTAAAATAACTGGTATCAATAATGCCAAGCATGCGATTGACAAATGTATAAACCTTGACGTGCATTCTGCTGTTTATCCATTCAAAATAAATGTCAATTGCAAGGTTGTTgataaaataacaacaaagTTGCCACAGATTCCTATTAACAAGTCGCACATTACATTGCCTACTAACTGCAAACTAGCCGATGAGAATTTTAACAAGCGTGGTGATGTGGATTTGCTGCTAGATGCTGGTGTCTTCTTTCAGATTCTTCTGACGCAGACGAAGAATAATGGAGACCAAGCAACCAAACAGCCTATCGTGACTGCGGGCACTGCAAGTACTTCCGCACCGAGCCTTACAACCTCGAGTGCTGCAGCTTCGAGTACTTCAATAGCATGCGCCGCTACGCCACAAGGCCCGACACTAGTGCAGACATCATTTGGTATGATCATCGGTGGTCGACTGCAGCTGCCTGCAAGAAAAAAGTCCAAGCAGGTAATATCTTTGCTTTGTACGGAATGCAATGAATATCAAAGCGACCTGTCAAGTGCTTTTGGGGAAACTAAAAAGGTGACTGAAATTTTCCTAGATAAAATACCAGAGCAAGACTATTGCGAAAAACCTTTTAGGGAATCTACAAAGCTAGCAGATAATAAATATGAGGTCTCACAGCCCAATAAGTTCCCTTTAGAGCAAGAAGTCAACTCTGAGTTAGGAAAAACTTCTCACCTGGCACTCAATAGATTTCTCAATCTAGAAAAGAGGTTGCATGTGCCACAGAATCAAACTCTTTTCACAAAATATCATGATGGGCATGGGCAATTAATCCTGCATGATGAACATTGTATATTTTCAGAATATTCATCTCTGCCCACCGAGCTACCTGAACTGAAAGCTGATCATACCAGTGCTCTGTGCCTTACAACCACAGTGCACAACCCTGATCtctttgaaataataaaaaagttctCTACTATAGCAAAAATGACTCGTGTTCTTGCATATATCCTTAGGTTTTGCAATAATGTCAAACCAACTTCTCAGAACCTTAAGGACTTAACTATAGTCAAACATGAGAAAGCTCAATTCCTTTCAGATGATTTAAGGATGCTGCAATCTGACAAGCAACTTAAAGGTAATTTAAATCCGCTAACTCCCTTCCTTGATGGCGAAGGCATTATACGAGTTGGTGGTCGATTGCAAAACGCGTCGCTTCCTTATGCTGCACAGCATCCGGCAATATTGCCAAAACAGTCACCTATAACAAACTTGCTTGCAAGAAATGAGCATATATGTTTACTAGATGCAAgacaaaatgtaatcttatgTTATTCATGA
- the LOC134674471 gene encoding uncharacterized protein LOC134674471 isoform X2, with protein MNNFDRSNKVTGVYWLKTPIDNITIKIRLKPHEGIKTLPKFETYKNDSNNTIQQVENNKIEEHEFKWQEKAFSLHEIQRYSDIHNCISENELSYHDLLEETDYQPDKIFTYIHHDYHLPMPVNKIKKPSSDILNLNSCLEKLNLSEKVFREDTSSMAHLFRSEESIASEEKWTSMHVMYDNSEYNEDSQLLLKQEITLLSLYHNVSQNYLIVSPDVNSLDLNPYQLEPGYQYAVGVELEKVDGEELLVLVPEGMQCSDALHGRTHISKSNTNDIEEKYWNFGHLVELNLDGHLDTDSPPLKIFFEIISTDWWGRQRTEGYSYLPLTLQPGHYDRHLSCSRPEELDHVAAESRRFFIGGCHLIRDLEVLAKPQLQDANFKFTTTGTLSVRWSTITQSPLPGFKTAPSQVSHASALLRGAEAVLRQYKRARARLAEATKDLSVQETTFGSDDD; from the exons ATGAATAACTTTGACCGAAGTAATAAAGTAACTGGAGTGTACTGGTTGAAAACACCGATAGATAATATTACTATAAA GATAAGACTAAAGCCTCATGAAGGTATCAAAACATTACCCAAATTCGAGACTTATAAAAATGACTCAAATAACACCATCCAGCaagtagaaaataataaaatagaagAACATGAATTCAAATGGCAAGAGAAAGCATTCAGTTTGCATGAAATACAGCGGTACAGTGATATACACAACTGTATTTCAGAAAATGAATTATCCTACCATGATTTGTTAGAAGAAACAGATTACCAACCTGAcaaaatatttacctacattcATCATGACTACCATTTACCAATGccagtaaataaaattaaaaaaccaaGTTCTGATATTCTAAATTTGAATTCTTGTCTGGAAAAACTGAATTTGAGTGAAAAAGTATTTAGGGAAGATACAAGCTCTATGGCACATTTGTTTAGAAGTGAGGAAAGTATTGCCAGTGAGGAAAAATGGACTTCCATGCATGTGATGTATGACAACTCGGAATATAacga AGACTCTCAACTGCTTCTAAAACAAGAGATAACCCTCCTATCTCTCTACCACAATGTATCACAGAACTACCTGATTGTGTCACCGGATGTGAACAGCCTGGATTTGAACCCGTACCAGCTGGAGCCGGGGTATCAGTATGCTGTCGGTGTGGAGCTTGAAAAGGTGGACGGAGAGGAACTACTAGTTCTG GTGCCCGAAGGGATGCAATGTTCAGACGCACTGCACGGAAGAACGCACATTTCCAAGTCTAACACTAATGATATTGAAGAGAAATATTGGAATTTCGGACATTTGGTAGAACTCAATTTAGATGGGCATTTGGATACAG ACAGTCCACCTCTAAAAATCTTCTTCGAAATCATCTCCACCGACTGGTGGGGCCGCCAACGCACCGAGGGCTACAGCTATCTCCCTCTAACACTGCAGCCCGGCCATTATGACAGGCATCTGTCCTGCTCCCGCCCCGAGGAGTTGGACCATGTTGCCGCCGAGAGTAGGAGGTTTTTTATTGGGGGGTGCCATTTGATTAGGGATTTGGAGGTGCTGGCTAAACCTCAGTTACAG GATGCCAACTTCAAATTCACCACCACCGGCACCCTCTCGGTCCGCTGGTCCACCATCACCCAGTCTCCCCTCCCTGGGTTCAAAACTGCCCCCAGCCAAGTTTCCCACGCGTCGGCGTTACTGAGAGGGGCCGAGGCGGTGCTCAGGCAGTATAAAAGAGCGAGGGCTAGATTAGCCGAAGCTACTAAAGATTTGAGTGTTCAGGAGACTACTTTTGGGTCTGATGATGATTAA